The Bdellovibrio sp. NC01 genome includes the window AGGATGAACCACTCTTTATCTTTAAGATTAGTTTTGAATGAAGCTGCCGTGGGAACCGATGAAGGTCTAGTCGCAGGTTTGCTAGAAAGCTTGGCAGAAAACTCAGGGTGCTCCAACAACATAACCCATTCGCCCATAGCTTCATCATAGACATAGTCAGTCCACTGATGTTCTTGAGATTCAATCTTTTTCATCACGGTCTCAAGAGTATACGGCCCGATGTGAGTCCCATTATTAGAAAGATAGTACTGCTTATTCATTCGAAGATCTCCTTATTGAGACTATCGGCGTATTCATAACCGCACTTAACTGTAGGATTTTAGACATTTTCTTGAACTTTTAATGTGCAGTTTTCGTCGAACTTTTTGACAAAATTTATCGTTAAGTCTCTCTTAAGAAAGCCGATAGAATTACTACGCAATAATGGTTGCTTCAGGGACAGTCGGAAAAAACCGATAATGGTTTATATGGTATTTGAACAACGGAAAGACATGAAGCTCAGAAAAAATATCCTCATCGTAGATAATAATTGCGAGCTGGAACAGCTTGTACGTGAGCCTATTTTGAAGCAATTCAAAGACAGTGGTGTCTCTCCTGTCTTGATCCGCGCAAAAGACGGCGCTGAAGCTGCCATCAAGTCTGAAAATCAAAAGTTTGATATGGTTCTTATTGATACTGAAGTTCCCCGTCTGATGGATGGTGGCTTCGTGTACGGCCTGCATACTTATAAGAATACGCAAGATGCAGAATTACTTGTGGTCAGCACAAAAGATCCAAGCGAACTTCCCGATTCACTTCAGCACTGCAAATTCTTTAAAAAACCGGTCAGCCCGGCAGAATTAATTAATGCCATGGTTGCGGTTTTGAATGCTGAACATCACGGCGACGTGAAACCACAAGCAGCCGCCGCAACTGCTGCCGCTGCGACAAAATATGCAGTTGATGTGCGTGTGATCAACGCCGTTATCAAAGCGACAACTAACGTGCTTGCACAGTTCGGCGTGACGGATGTGAAGATGGATAAAGCGGGACCGAAATCTCCGCACGATCCGTTGATGGGTGAAGTTTCATCTGTGGTTGATATTCAAAGTCAGGCGTTCCAAGGTTATTTGTCAGTGTCTTTTGATAAAGGCAGTTACCTTGAAGTTGTTTCCGTCATGTTGATGGAAGAGCAAACTGAATTAAACGCTGACAACCAAGACGCTGTCGGAGAAATCAATAATATCATCTTCGGTAACGCGAA containing:
- a CDS encoding chemotaxis protein CheX encodes the protein MVYMVFEQRKDMKLRKNILIVDNNCELEQLVREPILKQFKDSGVSPVLIRAKDGAEAAIKSENQKFDMVLIDTEVPRLMDGGFVYGLHTYKNTQDAELLVVSTKDPSELPDSLQHCKFFKKPVSPAELINAMVAVLNAEHHGDVKPQAAAATAAAATKYAVDVRVINAVIKATTNVLAQFGVTDVKMDKAGPKSPHDPLMGEVSSVVDIQSQAFQGYLSVSFDKGSYLEVVSVMLMEEQTELNADNQDAVGEINNIIFGNAKAEISNFGVKMTVPRVILGANQSVPCAQGSAGMLIPFSTAKGKFYINVVALPVAKAA